The Elusimicrobiota bacterium genome includes a window with the following:
- a CDS encoding tetratricopeptide repeat protein has protein sequence MMINKYAFYLPLILILCAAVFYPSFNNKFTNIDDNLLVTENPAIQTLTLNSVKHIFTSPINYEYRPITYILYAVQYKFFGLNPRGYHAVSLILHLLNTALIFIFAMVLTKHYFLAIFTSIIFGIHPLQVQPVAWIAGQDDLVYTTFYLLTLIYYSTQKREGNRAYHIFCYTLFLLALLSKPLAVTIPFALVLIDFYSEGKLAVKQLINKIPFIIIALAWAGFTITTLGMSREMMNVQNRLFDLRLTFYELSIYFSKIILPTKLACIYPSNSLNNILSVIIVPAIIYFIYYIAKKDRLIFFGAVFAGITIFPVLHIFVVQAISDHRMYLTMAGIALMISELLLITQCFLNKTFHNKLGTTVIIITCILITITLSLLSNSRTKVWFNSYTLWNTMLKDYPDNELALAYRGKAYFKDGMYDKALIDYNKSLSIKLYPSTLKNRGELYCAIGEYEAAIPDLTLAINRTPHKFEALVLRGNAYYQLKKYQNAIDDYNEAIKQDPNYELLYSSRA, from the coding sequence ATGATGATTAACAAATACGCTTTTTATTTACCGTTGATACTAATATTATGCGCCGCTGTATTTTATCCGAGCTTCAACAATAAATTCACGAATATTGACGATAATTTACTGGTTACAGAGAATCCGGCGATACAAACTTTAACATTAAATTCTGTTAAACACATATTCACCAGCCCGATCAACTACGAGTACAGGCCTATAACATACATACTCTATGCCGTGCAATACAAGTTCTTCGGGTTAAATCCGCGGGGATATCACGCAGTAAGCCTTATACTGCACCTGTTGAATACAGCTTTAATATTCATCTTTGCCATGGTCCTTACAAAACACTATTTTCTCGCTATTTTCACAAGTATCATTTTCGGGATACACCCGTTGCAGGTACAGCCCGTCGCGTGGATTGCCGGGCAGGATGACTTGGTATACACTACATTTTATTTACTGACATTAATTTACTACTCAACACAAAAACGTGAAGGGAACCGGGCCTACCACATTTTTTGTTATACACTATTTTTATTAGCGTTACTCTCCAAACCATTAGCTGTTACAATACCCTTCGCGCTGGTTTTGATAGACTTTTATAGCGAAGGAAAACTCGCGGTTAAACAGTTAATCAATAAAATACCGTTTATCATAATCGCACTGGCTTGGGCTGGATTTACAATAACAACTTTAGGAATGTCCCGGGAGATGATGAACGTCCAGAACCGCTTGTTTGATTTACGCTTAACCTTTTATGAATTAAGCATATACTTTTCAAAAATTATACTTCCCACAAAACTGGCGTGTATATACCCATCTAATTCATTAAATAATATTTTGTCAGTTATTATAGTCCCAGCAATAATATATTTTATTTATTACATAGCAAAAAAAGACCGGTTAATATTTTTTGGCGCAGTATTTGCGGGCATAACAATTTTTCCGGTATTACACATATTTGTTGTCCAAGCCATATCTGACCACAGAATGTACCTCACAATGGCGGGAATAGCGCTGATGATCTCAGAACTATTATTAATCACCCAATGTTTTTTAAACAAAACCTTTCACAATAAACTTGGTACTACTGTAATCATCATAACCTGTATATTGATCACAATAACCCTCTCATTATTGTCAAACAGCAGGACAAAAGTGTGGTTTAATAGTTATACTCTGTGGAACACGATGCTAAAAGATTACCCGGATAACGAGCTGGCATTGGCTTATCGGGGGAAAGCGTATTTTAAAGATGGTATGTACGACAAAGCGCTAATTGACTACAACAAATCTTTATCCATAAAACTATACCCCTCAACATTGAAAAACCGCGGGGAATTATATTGTGCGATCGGTGAATATGAAGCCGCGATCCCGGATCTTACTTTAGCAATTAACCGTACTCCTCATAAATTTGAAGCGTTGGTATTAAGAGGGAATGCTTATTACCAACTAAAGAAATACCAAAACGCGATTGACGACTATAATGAAGCAATAAAACAGGACCCAAACTACGAACTTCTATATTCAAGCCGCGCAG
- a CDS encoding phosphatidylglycerol lysyltransferase domain-containing protein produces the protein MIPQFPNFIPLSFEMKDEVLSYLLKYQPQPSELTLGILYGYRDTLKINTALLNGYLCLDCTIENERFMFSPIGPKENADGKIVDIYTRCLDYYKSQKINGEIVTVTNDIAYELRKSGKFNITDDRDNDDYIYLVSSLTNLEGQKYHSKKNFVLQFKKRYKYEYRALETAAQLDECLALQQKWCKERKCEDNLSLHYENICTAELLKHFHELHLFGGVIMIDDKIQGFTIAETTEPSTAIVHIEKAEKGFHGIYQALNNLFCEHALMGKYEYINREQDLGIPGLRKAKLSYHPVKMVEKFTIEIQ, from the coding sequence ATGATCCCGCAGTTTCCTAATTTTATACCGTTAAGTTTTGAGATGAAAGACGAAGTATTGTCATACCTGCTTAAATACCAGCCCCAACCTTCGGAGTTGACCCTTGGGATATTATACGGTTACCGTGACACCCTGAAAATCAACACCGCACTGCTTAACGGCTACCTATGCCTTGACTGCACAATCGAAAACGAACGGTTCATGTTCTCCCCCATCGGCCCGAAGGAGAATGCAGACGGAAAGATTGTTGATATATATACCCGCTGCCTGGACTACTACAAATCGCAGAAGATAAACGGCGAGATTGTTACAGTAACAAATGACATAGCGTATGAACTCCGTAAATCAGGGAAGTTTAACATCACGGATGACCGTGACAACGACGATTATATATACCTTGTATCAAGCCTGACAAACCTTGAGGGACAGAAGTACCACTCAAAAAAGAATTTTGTGTTACAGTTCAAGAAACGTTATAAATACGAATACCGCGCATTGGAAACCGCAGCGCAGCTGGACGAATGTTTGGCATTACAACAAAAATGGTGTAAAGAACGCAAATGTGAAGACAACCTCTCGCTTCATTACGAAAACATTTGTACCGCAGAACTGCTCAAACACTTTCACGAACTTCACCTCTTTGGCGGAGTAATAATGATTGACGATAAAATCCAGGGGTTCACCATTGCTGAAACCACAGAACCCTCCACCGCGATAGTGCACATAGAAAAAGCAGAAAAAGGCTTCCACGGGATATACCAGGCATTGAACAACCTTTTTTGTGAGCACGCTCTCATGGGTAAGTATGAGTACATCAACCGCGAGCAAGACCTCGGAATCCCGGGACTGAGAAAAGCAAAACTTTCTTATCATCCGGTAAAGATGGTAGAAAAGTTTACTATTGAAATTCAATAG
- a CDS encoding lipocalin family protein → MLRTIRLILALSILTVPTLAVSATVKPLETVPSLELSRYLGLWYEIAKYPNSFQKNLYAATAEYTLLPNGKIKVVNRANKGSIAGKPSSITGTAWIPNKDIPTKLKVTFFWPFAGDYWVIDLGKDYEYAVVSEPKRRFLWILSRTPKMDELKYTEILNKLTTIGFDLNKIEKTEHPEK, encoded by the coding sequence ATGTTAAGAACTATTAGGTTGATACTGGCACTTTCTATTTTAACGGTACCGACTTTAGCAGTATCCGCAACAGTTAAACCGTTAGAAACCGTCCCTAGTTTAGAACTTTCGCGGTACCTGGGATTATGGTACGAAATTGCGAAATACCCTAATAGTTTCCAGAAAAATCTTTACGCCGCAACAGCAGAATATACGTTATTACCTAACGGCAAAATAAAAGTAGTAAACCGCGCTAATAAAGGTTCAATAGCAGGGAAACCTTCTTCAATCACCGGTACTGCATGGATACCTAACAAGGATATCCCGACAAAACTTAAAGTAACCTTCTTCTGGCCGTTCGCCGGGGATTACTGGGTAATTGATTTAGGCAAAGATTATGAATACGCGGTGGTAAGCGAACCCAAACGCCGGTTTTTGTGGATCCTAAGCCGTACACCCAAAATGGATGAACTAAAGTATACTGAAATATTAAACAAACTAACCACCATAGGGTTTGATCTCAATAAAATAGAAAAAACCGAACATCCGGAAAAATAG
- a CDS encoding M23 family metallopeptidase, whose amino-acid sequence MKSLRVVLVAALALAIAAPSAFAWYLYWPTSGRISSVVGWRICPFHGREYHPGTDIAAPGGRRIGSIAAGRVTSAGWAGGYGKSVNMSHASGYTSRYSHMSSISTRRGAYLASKGKVGAVGTTGSSTGNHLDFGIKRYGSVKAPRCSKGQYKTAGTRIYLR is encoded by the coding sequence ATGAAAAGTTTAAGAGTCGTTCTGGTAGCAGCCTTAGCATTAGCAATAGCAGCGCCGTCAGCGTTTGCATGGTATCTTTATTGGCCAACAAGCGGACGTATCAGCAGCGTAGTTGGCTGGAGAATCTGTCCTTTCCATGGCCGTGAATATCATCCCGGTACAGACATTGCAGCGCCCGGTGGACGCCGGATTGGTTCAATCGCAGCGGGTAGAGTTACTTCAGCGGGTTGGGCAGGCGGATACGGGAAATCAGTGAATATGAGCCACGCAAGCGGATATACAAGCCGGTATTCACATATGAGCTCAATCTCAACACGTCGCGGTGCATATCTTGCATCAAAAGGTAAAGTTGGTGCAGTAGGAACGACCGGCAGCAGCACTGGTAACCATCTTGATTTCGGGATCAAAAGATATGGTTCAGTAAAGGCGCCGAGATGTTCTAAAGGGCAGTATAAAACAGCCGGAACAAGAATATATCTCCGGTAA
- a CDS encoding M23 family metallopeptidase: MKSLKIALVAALALAVAAPSAFALYWPVSGRISSIVGWRICPFHGREYHPGTDVAAPSGRRIGSIAAGRVTSAGWNGGYGKSVSMSHSSGYTSRYSHMSYISTRRGAYLSAKGKVGNVGTTGSSTGNHLDFGIKRYGSVKAPKCYKGQYKTAGTTLYLR, encoded by the coding sequence ATGAAAAGTTTAAAGATCGCCTTGGTAGCAGCGTTAGCATTAGCAGTAGCAGCGCCGTCAGCGTTTGCATTATATTGGCCGGTGTCAGGACGTATCAGCAGCATAGTCGGCTGGAGAATCTGTCCTTTCCATGGCCGTGAATATCATCCTGGTACAGATGTCGCAGCGCCTAGCGGGCGGAGAATCGGTTCAATAGCGGCAGGAAGAGTAACATCAGCGGGTTGGAACGGCGGATACGGGAAATCAGTGAGTATGAGCCACTCAAGCGGGTATACAAGCCGGTATTCACATATGAGCTACATCTCAACACGCCGCGGTGCATATCTCTCAGCAAAAGGTAAAGTCGGTAATGTCGGAACGACAGGTAGCAGCACTGGTAACCATCTTGATTTCGGGATTAAGAGATATGGTTCAGTAAAGGCGCCGAAATGTTATAAAGGGCAGTATAAGACAGCCGGAACAACATTGTATCTAAGATAA
- a CDS encoding GDSL-type esterase/lipase family protein, which produces MPIFMWSMILSGISWINAEDMGNVNIKSYIKNDTILSITIECPKKYNQKEVVICNGDKTLYSSNFTKISGTSTVISAEIPYPVRSLKYEPLKVYISSALAGTIDYLKLPYEYVNAKPLRYIKNIREFEKQDAINPPEEGLILFLGSSSITRWKSVYADMSPLKVLNRGFGGSRSDDLLQYFNRVVLPYNPKTIVYYEGDNDIGGGKTPEQLLNNFNEFVNLTRKHIPGCSKIFFVSIKPSPVREKTWLNSQKANQLILEYTKTTVDVEFIDITAVMFDKNGKLRTDIFAKDNLHMNEKGYELWASIIKQRLLGLNK; this is translated from the coding sequence TTGCCAATATTTATGTGGAGTATGATTTTATCAGGTATATCATGGATTAACGCTGAAGATATGGGAAACGTAAACATTAAAAGTTATATTAAAAACGATACCATTCTATCCATAACAATAGAATGTCCAAAGAAATATAATCAAAAAGAAGTTGTAATCTGCAACGGAGATAAAACTTTGTATTCTTCTAATTTCACAAAAATCAGCGGGACATCAACAGTTATATCCGCAGAAATACCATATCCTGTGCGTTCACTAAAATACGAACCTCTGAAAGTGTACATTTCAAGCGCTTTAGCGGGAACAATAGATTATCTTAAGCTACCCTATGAGTATGTAAATGCAAAACCTTTAAGGTACATCAAGAATATCCGCGAATTTGAGAAACAGGATGCTATAAATCCGCCGGAGGAAGGTTTAATACTATTTCTTGGTAGTTCAAGCATTACCCGCTGGAAGAGTGTGTATGCTGATATGTCACCGTTAAAAGTTCTCAACCGCGGGTTTGGCGGATCACGGAGCGATGACTTACTTCAGTATTTCAATCGCGTGGTTTTGCCGTATAACCCAAAAACTATTGTGTATTACGAAGGCGATAATGATATTGGCGGTGGAAAAACTCCGGAGCAGTTACTGAATAATTTTAATGAATTTGTTAACCTTACCCGCAAGCATATACCCGGGTGCAGTAAGATCTTTTTTGTTTCAATAAAACCAAGCCCGGTACGTGAAAAAACATGGCTTAACTCGCAAAAAGCTAATCAACTAATACTGGAGTATACAAAAACAACAGTGGATGTTGAGTTCATAGATATTACGGCTGTTATGTTTGATAAAAATGGGAAACTGCGTACGGATATTTTTGCTAAAGATAACTTGCATATGAATGAAAAAGGGTATGAACTCTGGGCCAGTATTATAAAACAAAGGTTGTTGGGATTAAATAAGTAA
- a CDS encoding TolC family protein gives MKNTLVITYISIWILFFTSGIYSEEMKFDLSSAVKLGLKKNRSVLLSVKDSWLQAEISHLQTKAQYKPQLNLTGNIKRASSYDVSSAITSYTEEGAEPSDATTSVSGDSDNIGLALTQQFPILQTGGKLSLNCNYLYETQSDYPNTSRLGMEFTQPLSPGQVLTQKSEWKDAEESYFTAELNYKSSQEQLIYDIINQYIGLVKAEKAIERIRKSTDAGKSLLDIAKLRHQAGEIAEIDMLNLDIQNKLDEDTIITQERALAQQRDEFVKLLGLTKGTTIMLDPEISIKTYEVSYKDALELSKKNRAEYKQQILGIDDALVNLKQTKYSNWPDMSLNANYYLEQLNTGWTPQWEVNAEFTLPLYAGGIYKHNVRKAESSYNLVRQSFEEFEETVERELDEIFSQLEINKRRIEVLKQALKASEESLKVSELRFKMGIISYNDYSQDMERYNQAEQTVTDTELEIVMLHVRLLKSVGKLLEVYSN, from the coding sequence ATGAAAAATACATTGGTTATCACGTATATATCTATCTGGATTCTTTTCTTCACATCCGGGATTTATTCTGAGGAAATGAAGTTTGACCTCAGTTCTGCGGTTAAGCTCGGGCTGAAAAAAAACAGGTCGGTACTGCTTTCCGTAAAAGATTCGTGGTTACAGGCGGAGATCTCGCATTTACAAACAAAAGCGCAGTATAAGCCGCAACTGAATCTAACAGGTAATATTAAACGCGCATCAAGTTATGATGTCAGCAGTGCTATAACAAGTTATACCGAAGAAGGCGCTGAACCCAGTGATGCTACTACATCGGTCTCCGGTGATTCTGATAACATCGGGTTAGCGTTAACCCAACAATTCCCTATTCTACAAACCGGCGGGAAATTGTCTTTAAATTGTAACTATCTATACGAAACACAATCTGACTACCCTAATACTTCACGGCTTGGCATGGAATTTACGCAACCACTTTCCCCAGGGCAGGTGTTAACCCAAAAAAGTGAGTGGAAAGACGCAGAGGAAAGTTATTTTACTGCGGAGTTAAATTATAAATCATCACAGGAACAGTTGATCTACGATATTATCAATCAATACATAGGTTTAGTGAAAGCTGAGAAAGCGATTGAACGTATCCGGAAGTCTACTGATGCAGGGAAGTCGTTGTTGGATATCGCAAAACTAAGGCATCAAGCCGGTGAAATTGCGGAAATTGATATGTTAAACCTGGATATCCAGAATAAACTTGATGAGGATACGATTATCACGCAGGAACGCGCGTTAGCACAGCAGAGAGATGAGTTTGTCAAACTACTTGGGTTGACAAAGGGAACTACAATTATGCTTGATCCGGAAATTAGCATCAAAACATACGAGGTGTCGTATAAAGACGCGCTGGAATTATCAAAGAAAAACCGGGCGGAGTATAAACAACAAATATTGGGGATAGACGACGCGTTGGTGAACCTTAAACAAACAAAGTATAGTAATTGGCCTGATATGTCTCTTAACGCGAATTATTATCTTGAACAATTAAATACAGGCTGGACACCGCAATGGGAAGTTAATGCTGAGTTTACATTACCATTATACGCCGGCGGGATTTATAAACATAATGTTAGAAAAGCGGAAAGCAGTTACAACCTTGTCCGGCAGTCGTTTGAAGAGTTTGAGGAAACTGTTGAACGCGAACTTGACGAAATATTTTCGCAGTTAGAAATTAATAAACGCAGGATTGAAGTATTAAAACAGGCACTTAAGGCATCCGAGGAAAGTTTGAAAGTTTCAGAGCTTAGGTTTAAGATGGGCATAATTTCGTATAACGATTATTCGCAGGATATGGAACGTTACAACCAGGCAGAACAGACTGTTACGGATACGGAACTTGAAATTGTAATGCTTCACGTACGCCTGCTAAAATCAGTGGGTAAATTGTTGGAAGTATATAGTAACTGA
- a CDS encoding efflux RND transporter periplasmic adaptor subunit, whose protein sequence is MKNRKTLIIVAAVLAVLFIIRAVVVNIKRAVPVQVTTPVLGSITAKVRAAGTITSRKVFKITAPVSGQLQDIPSELNTGSKVSKSAVLAMIKPTEEEISNAEEELKSAEINLKLSQQKLDLTKQLFDMKAVAQQEVVQAEIALMREDSAVQKLRARLTGKNVTVPFDSVIVKMGIKNGEIISAGSELFTIADMKNLISVLNVSESDISKIFVKQQVDIIGSDSESVLKGKVESISMVAQDTGADQERREPPKYVVQVTIVVPERNELRLGGNVWGEVKLETKPNVLSVPMEAILYETTSAIPQPYLYVMRNGTAKKVFVETGINDTKNVEISADLMPNEQIITVGNVNIKDGSRVRLLTQREIEEQIELK, encoded by the coding sequence ATGAAAAACAGGAAAACGTTAATTATTGTCGCCGCTGTACTGGCGGTATTATTTATTATCCGTGCGGTAGTGGTTAATATCAAACGCGCGGTGCCCGTACAGGTTACAACACCGGTCTTAGGAAGTATTACCGCTAAAGTCCGTGCAGCAGGAACGATTACTTCCCGGAAAGTGTTCAAAATAACAGCGCCGGTATCCGGGCAGCTACAGGACATACCCTCAGAACTTAATACAGGGTCAAAGGTAAGCAAAAGCGCGGTACTCGCTATGATAAAACCTACGGAAGAAGAAATTTCAAATGCTGAGGAAGAACTTAAATCTGCCGAGATTAACCTCAAATTATCCCAACAAAAACTTGACCTCACAAAACAGTTGTTTGATATGAAAGCCGTAGCGCAACAGGAAGTTGTACAGGCGGAGATCGCGCTTATGCGTGAAGATTCTGCAGTACAAAAACTGCGTGCGCGCCTTACCGGTAAAAATGTTACTGTACCGTTTGACAGTGTTATCGTGAAAATGGGTATCAAAAACGGCGAGATAATTTCTGCCGGGTCAGAATTGTTTACTATAGCTGACATGAAAAACCTGATCTCCGTGCTTAACGTATCAGAGTCTGATATCTCAAAAATATTTGTTAAACAGCAGGTAGATATTATTGGGTCAGATTCAGAAAGTGTGCTTAAAGGTAAAGTTGAAAGTATCAGTATGGTTGCGCAGGATACCGGTGCGGATCAGGAACGCCGTGAACCTCCAAAATATGTGGTGCAGGTAACTATTGTTGTACCGGAACGCAACGAGTTACGGCTCGGGGGTAATGTCTGGGGTGAAGTCAAACTGGAAACTAAACCCAATGTTCTTAGTGTTCCCATGGAAGCTATATTATACGAAACCACGTCAGCAATCCCGCAGCCGTACCTTTATGTCATGCGCAACGGTACCGCAAAAAAAGTTTTTGTTGAAACCGGGATAAACGATACAAAAAATGTTGAAATCTCCGCTGACCTAATGCCGAATGAGCAGATAATCACCGTAGGTAATGTTAATATTAAAGATGGCAGCCGGGTGAGGTTGTTGACCCAACGTGAAATTGAGGAACAAATAGAACTTAAGTAA
- a CDS encoding ABC transporter permease translates to MNILEVYHAGIENLLLNRIRSFLSLLGVIIGVAGVVAVVTVGDGGKEKIREFVKLMGTDTFRIESLEYITGKPQSKYNLIRMTDDDFGAIKRYCSAVAEITEVIPLILSAPADNVVIECSGVTPSYRQIAHARVLEGRFINEVDLRERRAVCVLEDSPLLIKTLGKNPRVGEFVTFGMDRFEVIGKVKRQRLIFERENVVELFVPQTLANDRTGYSMFGEVFVQAVSQSAVPLAMRQVREMLKSRYGGLEYFQPMAHSALLKEGLKQINSSTMVMTGIALLSLIVGGIGIMNVMLVTVKERTREIGVRKAIGATSRDILLQFILESSILCIIGGLAGIIFGILVSFYIVPFLDVPFVISIRSIAVGFVFSVVVGIFSGTYPAVQASKLQPVEALRHE, encoded by the coding sequence ATGAATATACTCGAAGTTTATCATGCAGGGATAGAAAACCTTTTATTAAACCGTATACGCAGTTTCTTGTCATTACTCGGTGTGATCATCGGTGTTGCGGGCGTTGTTGCGGTGGTGACTGTCGGGGACGGGGGTAAAGAAAAAATCCGTGAGTTCGTAAAACTTATGGGTACCGATACGTTTCGTATAGAATCGCTGGAATATATTACGGGTAAGCCGCAGAGTAAGTATAACCTTATCCGTATGACGGATGACGATTTTGGTGCGATAAAAAGGTATTGTTCCGCAGTTGCAGAGATCACAGAAGTAATACCGTTAATATTGAGTGCTCCGGCGGATAATGTTGTAATTGAATGTTCAGGTGTTACACCGAGTTACCGCCAGATCGCGCATGCACGCGTGCTTGAGGGTAGGTTTATTAATGAAGTTGACCTACGTGAACGCCGCGCGGTGTGTGTATTGGAAGACAGCCCGTTATTAATAAAAACGTTAGGTAAAAACCCGCGGGTAGGTGAGTTTGTGACTTTTGGGATGGATAGGTTTGAAGTCATAGGAAAAGTTAAACGCCAGAGGCTTATCTTCGAACGCGAGAACGTAGTTGAACTTTTTGTTCCTCAAACCCTGGCAAATGATAGAACCGGGTATTCAATGTTTGGCGAAGTGTTTGTCCAGGCGGTTTCACAATCAGCGGTACCGCTTGCGATGAGGCAGGTACGCGAGATGCTGAAATCGCGGTACGGCGGGCTGGAATATTTTCAGCCTATGGCACATAGCGCGTTATTGAAGGAAGGGTTGAAACAAATTAATTCATCAACAATGGTGATGACTGGTATAGCGTTATTGTCACTTATTGTCGGGGGTATTGGTATTATGAATGTTATGCTGGTGACTGTGAAAGAACGCACCCGCGAGATTGGCGTGCGTAAAGCTATCGGCGCGACAAGCAGGGATATATTGCTGCAATTCATACTTGAATCTTCTATTTTATGTATTATCGGCGGGCTCGCTGGAATTATTTTCGGTATATTAGTATCGTTTTATATTGTTCCCTTCCTGGATGTGCCTTTTGTGATATCGATACGGTCAATCGCAGTGGGGTTTGTGTTCTCAGTTGTGGTAGGTATTTTCTCCGGGACATATCCTGCGGTACAGGCAAGTAAACTTCAGCCAGTAGAGGCGTTGCGTCATGAATGA
- a CDS encoding ABC transporter ATP-binding protein encodes MNDNTVLKTCDIKKSFQLGKLVIEVLHGVNIEITRGEMVALMGPSGAGKTTLLGILGCLDKPTEGKVLIEGVDVTNYNDYELAQLRNKKIGFVFQTFNLIQFYNARYNVELPLFYSGITQEERSARAITALERVGLEHRVNHRPNELSGGEQQRVAIARAIINTPPILIADEPTGNLDTHTGEEILKIFNALHEQGTTIILVTHNEEIGKVAQRIIRLRDGNLVK; translated from the coding sequence ATGAATGATAATACGGTATTAAAAACTTGTGATATAAAAAAATCGTTTCAGCTTGGTAAACTGGTGATTGAAGTTCTACACGGGGTTAATATTGAAATCACCCGTGGCGAGATGGTGGCGTTAATGGGCCCTTCCGGTGCAGGGAAAACTACTTTACTTGGCATACTTGGCTGTCTTGACAAACCAACTGAGGGTAAGGTGTTGATTGAAGGGGTGGATGTAACTAATTATAACGACTATGAACTTGCGCAGTTGAGAAATAAAAAAATAGGATTCGTATTTCAAACATTTAACCTCATACAATTTTATAACGCACGGTATAACGTAGAACTCCCGCTTTTTTATTCGGGTATTACACAGGAAGAACGCAGTGCACGGGCAATAACCGCGCTTGAGCGTGTAGGGTTAGAGCATCGCGTTAACCACCGCCCAAATGAACTTTCCGGAGGTGAACAACAGCGGGTAGCAATCGCACGGGCAATTATTAATACCCCGCCGATACTTATTGCGGATGAACCCACGGGTAATCTGGATACGCATACGGGTGAGGAGATACTAAAAATATTTAATGCTTTGCATGAACAAGGGACTACTATTATACTGGTAACGCATAACGAAGAAATTGGTAAAGTCGCACAACGGATAATACGTTTACGTGATGGAAATTTGGTAAAATAG